The proteins below are encoded in one region of Equus przewalskii isolate Varuska chromosome 1, EquPr2, whole genome shotgun sequence:
- the LOC103555297 gene encoding olfactory receptor 2AP1 isoform X1: MTFCKIAQRELIEEMEKSMMGDARNRTAVQEFTLEGFPSVQPLGKVLFLVHLLAYLASIMGNTLIITITWADHRLQTPMYFFLSSFSFCECCFITTVIPKLLAMYLSGRKSISFAACFTQAFVFLFVGTTIFFLMAVLSLDRYLAICKPLYYLTVMNPRMCFLLVIICLALGFFLMVVPVILLSQSSFCGPHVIPHFFCDFGPLTKLSCSDTRSIEMLAFAMDSFVLLTSLIITIIAYSNIVFSIVCLPSAKERQKAFFTCSSHLIVLSLMYSSCILIYMKPKQTTLLDSNREAALMNTVVTPLLNPVVYTLRNKQVHQALRDALSRIRLQR, from the coding sequence atgacattctgcaaaatagCTCAAAGAGAGTTgattgaagaaatggaaaagtcaatGATGGGAGATGCAAGAAACAGGACAGCAGTCCAGGAATTCACCCTGGAGGGCTTTCCATCTGTCCAGCCCCTTGGGAAGGTTCTCTTCCTGGTGCATCTGCTGGCGTACCTGGCCTCCATCATGGGAAACACACTCATAATCACCATCACTTGGGCTGACCATCGCCTCCAGACAcctatgtatttcttcctcaGCAGTTTCTCCTTTTGTGAATGCTGTTTCATAACCACTGTTATTCCTAAGTTGCTGGCCATGTATCTGTCAGGGAGGAAATCAATTTCCTTTGCTGCCTGCTTCACACAagcctttgtctttcttttcgtGGGGACAACCATTTTCTTCCTCATGGCTGTATTATCCCTGGATCGGTACCTGGCCATTTGCAAACCTCTGTATTACCTGACCGTCATGAACCCAAGGATGTGTTTCCTCCTGGTCATTATCTGCTTGGCTTTGGGATTCTTCCTCATGGTGGTTCCAGTTATTTTGCTTTCCCAGTCATCCTTCTGTGGCCCCCATGTCATCCCTCACTTCTTCTGTGATTTTGGGCCCTTGACTAAGCTCTCCTGTTCTGATACCAGATCTATTGAAATGTTAGCCTTTGCCATGGATTCATTTGTCCTTTTGACATCACTTATCATAACCATCATTGCATACAGCAACATAGTATTCTCAATCGTGTGTCTCCCATCAGCCAAAGAGCGACAGAAAGCTTTCTTCACCTGTTCATCTCACCTCATTGTCCTCTCTCTGATGTACAGCAGCTGTATTCTGATATATATGAAACCAAAGCAAACAACCTTGCTGGATTCCAACAGAGAGGCTGCACTTATGAACACAGTGGTGACCCCGCTGCTGAACCCTGTCGTCTATACTCTGCGGAACAAGCAGGTTCACCAGGCTCTGAGGGATGCTTTGTCCAGGATTAGATTGCAGAGATAG
- the LOC103555296 gene encoding olfactory receptor 6E1-like, which produces MEKSMIGDARNRTAVQEFTLEGFPSVQPLGKVLFLVHLLAYLASIMGNTLIITITWADHRLQTPMYFFSSFSFCECCFITTVIPKLLAMYLSGRKSISFAACFTQAFVFLFVGTTIFFLMAILSLDRYLAICKPLYYPTVMNPRMCFLLVTACFGFFLMVVPVILLSQSSFCGPHVIPHFFCDFGPLTKLSCSDTRAIEMLAFVFVSFTILTPLIITIIAYSNIAVTITRLPSAKERQKAFFTCSSHLIVLSLMYSSCVLIYMKPKQTTSLDSNREAALVDIVVTPMLNPVVYTLQNKQVHQALRDALSRVRL; this is translated from the coding sequence atggaaaagtcaatGATAGGGGATGCAAGAAACAGGACAGCAGTCCAAGAATTCACCCTGGAGGGCTTTCCATCTGTCCAACCCCTTGGGAAGGTTCTCTTCCTGGTGCATCTGCTGGCGTACCTGGCCTCCATCATGGGAAACACACTCATAATCACCATCACTTGGGCTGACCATCGCCTCCAgacacccatgtacttcttcaGCAGTTTCTCCTTTTGTGAATGCTGTTTCATAACCACTGTTATTCCTAAGTTGCTGGCCATGTATCTGTCAGGGAGGAAATCAATTTCCTTTGCTGCCTGCTTCACACAagcctttgtctttcttttcgtGGGGACAACCATTTTCTTCCTCATGGCTATATTATCCCTGGATCGGTACCTGGCCATTTGCAAACCTCTGTATTACCCGACTGTCATGAACCCAAGGATGTGTTTCCTCCTGGTCACTGCCTGCTTTGGATTCTTCCTCATGGTGGTTCCAGTTATTTTGCTTTCCCAGTCATCCTTCTGTGGCCCCCATGTCATCCCTCACTTCTTCTGTGATTTTGGGCCCTTAACTAAGCTCTCCTGTTCTGATACCAGAGCTATTGAAATGTTGGCCtttgtctttgtttcatttaccattttaacaccCCTTATAATAACCATCATTGCATACAGCAACATAGCAGTCACAATCACGCGTCTTCCATCAGCCAAAGAGCGACAGAAAGCTTTCTTCACCTGTTCATCTCACCTCATTGTCCTCTCTCTGATGTACAGCAGCTGTGTTCTGATATATATGAAACCAAAGCAAACAACCTCGCTGGACTCCAACAGAGAGGCTGCACTTGTGGACATAGTGGTGACCCCGATGCTGAACCCTGTGGTCTACACTCTGCAGAACAAGCAGGTTCACCAGGCTCTCAGGGATGCTCTGTCCAGGGTTAGATTGTAG